One genomic segment of Gasterosteus aculeatus chromosome 6, fGasAcu3.hap1.1, whole genome shotgun sequence includes these proteins:
- the dlg5a gene encoding disks large homolog 5a isoform X3, whose translation MEPKHKELLDQCHQNLLESITDADRVIELLIVSGTLSQLDRFELDQNCSSSAEKVDHLLKMLMSKESDHFLDLCVALEKAHPDLCAALFGNCGGPVDHSTGSTYSVLSTMPSDSESSSSLSSVGSPVNGEASSPPPAINDNRPSGDHLDTILFQLRQVTRERDELRKRLALASPGTTFDDCRPNSKASHDYERLKSQCMRAMADLQSLQNQHTKTLKRCEEAVKEADFYHMLHSRVLGEQTQLKEEMENLRRDNGQLVREHNHLKQNCEELTRLHSQDQKELADLRLQQQQVMREKGSSEVLNKLYDTAVDKLEGVKKEYDALSKRYSEKVANHSTDLSRLEQAEEENRRLQKQLDALLKQRDSAMHYQQQYSTSIRRFDSVQQELNKSSAQNKELQREMERLQSEVTRYKTSQLKSAKDCEKFKEERDSVFSEYRLIMSERDQVIKELDKLQTELEAAEARLKNTSSERVVASEELEALRQELNSSLVDRDRAICERNELLEKYCHEVKDKAEAQKELSQACKDIEMVREERDVARKERTEAIVQRDQLLREYYQARQKQDSATLDMERANKEIEMLRKQYEAMSQELRESTQEAEVAKCRRDWAFQERDKIVAERESIRTLCDNLRRERDRAVSDLADALRNLDDMRKQKNDALRELKELKEKMESQLEKEARFCQLMAHSSHDSAIDTDSLEWETEVVEFEKDRDDMDLKALGFDIAEGVNDPYLPGDFGIFVTRVDKGSIADGRLRVNDWLLKINDMDLTNKDRKQVVKAVLNGGGLINMVVRRRKSLGGRLVTPIHINLVGHKDSGIGLESGVFVTALVQGSPAAREGSLTVGDRLMAINGIALDNKSVTECESLLRSCRDSLSLSLMKFFPHSTSGQNIFESLRESSEKSNGRIHLSEIHSRNSRNLKHNSSTQTDIFCQNVGSTSTSNIPGERRKVRGESGEVYSDIGKLFSTGSLHATSLRPASELGNGRYGPSAFQECRTYIKAPSSLPFDPVSASDCITMETTLDKKHSGGTWPKMMVGGMSVAPDNSSPVTAAAQLSIYKSPKQRKSIFDPDTFKRPETPSSMMEYMAANQIAAVAATAAASHSPQPLRTESLSSSSTPTPPTPPTRSDSFKFKHKHQSSSASDCTITSDGKGEAAVSTAAGESRERSERERDRNGNHYFLDGKVLTSRKSCDEDIGRTTGEEPEVKRPRPKSAPALRRRMTPQTITLPSFQSYSNDEHSPEPRDMLRSSPSRSHRHSVGFVPTIYNGSLPPNSAHRGLSPCSAVTAVMRNPVYTVRSHRVHTGNCQSVAPPICHQHTHTSPQHQGRLSLDLSQQKRTTDFPESSSSSRSSRASHGTNSLPSSARLGSSNNVQYRTERIKLPSTPRYPRSMLGSDRGSLSHSECSSPSLITPPQSPLNLETSSFASSQSQGSISTLPRISVSPLPIGERRKDRPYLEEPRNVIVLKGPEPLGISIVSGENGGIFVSKVTGGSIAHQAGLEYGDQLLEFNGINLRNATEQQARLIIGQQCDTITIMAQYNPHMYQLGNHSRSSSRLEPVTTQSTPQGSGAATPDNHSTIDTLSEQDEGTLTPSSKQTTPTTSPHNFIRMPSGGSRTVGEPRLVTVRRPGVEVGVTLCGGNLRGVYIESLDEDSPARGPDGLLPGDLIQEYNSVNMKNKTAEEVYVEMLKPAEAVTFKVQHRPDDFSTLKDVPGDGFYIRALYDRAGEAEGDLSFKKDDILYVDESLPKGSFGTWIAWQLDENAQQIQRGQIPSKYMMDQEFYRRHSVTEMKEDSGKTLSAAARRSFFRRKQKHKRSSSKDSKEMVALDAISTDSIPFLDDCVSLAYQRVQKVECASPRPVLVIGPLTDAVKEMLVKESPGKFCRCVLEVMKASQQAIERGVKDCLFIDYKRRSGHFDVTTVASIKEITDKGCHCLLDIAPHAIERLHSVHIYPIVVFVRYKNAKQIKEQKDPVYLRDKVSQKHSKEQFESAQKIEQEYSKFFTGIVQGGALPYICTQIITIVDQEQSKVLWTPLGCP comes from the exons GTTCCACGTACAGTGTTCTCTCCACTATGCCTTCGGACTCGGAAAGCAGCAGCTCCCTCAGTAGCGTTG GTTCGCCCGTTAACGGCGAAGCGTCCTCCCCGCCCCCGGCCATCAACGACAACCGGCCATCCGGCGACCACCTGGACACCATCTTGTTCCAGCTCCGCCAGGTGACCAGGGAGAGGGATGAGCTACGCAAGCGGCTCGCGCTGGCATCGCCCGGGACCACCTTCGACGACTGCAG GCCAAATTCCAAAGCCAGCCATGACTATGAGCGTCTGAAAAGTCAGTGCATGAGAGCCATGGCAGATCTGCAGTCGCTCCAGAACCAGCACACCAAAACATTAAAGAGGTGCGAGGAAGCTGTGAAAGAGGCCGACTTCTACCA CATGTTGCACAGCCGCGTCTTGGGCGAACAGACGCAGCtgaaagaggagatggagaacctCAGGAGGGACAACGGCCAACTGGTCCGAGAGCACAACCACCTGAAACAGAACTGCGAGGAGCTTACGCGACTGCACAGTCAAGACCAGAAAGAGTTGGCAGACCTCCGGCTTCAGCAACAGCAG GTAATGAGAGAGAAGGGCTCGTCCGAGGTGTTGAACAAACTGTATGACACAGCCGTGGACAAGCTGGAGGGCGTAAAGAAGGAGTACGATGCCCTGAGCAAGCGCTACAGCGAGAAGGTGGCCAACCACAGCACGGACCTGAGCCGCTTGGAgcaggccgaggaggagaaCCGAAGGCTGCAGAAACAGTTGGACGCGCTGCTCAAACAGCGGGACTCGGCCATGCACTACCAGCAACAGTACTCTACCTCAATAAGGAG GTTCGACTCGGTGCAGCAGGAGCTGAACAAGTCCTCCGCACAGAACAAGGAGCTGCAGCGAGAGATGGAGCGCCTGCAGTCAGAGGTGACGCGCTACAAGACCTCGCAGCTGAAGTCGGCCAAGGACTGCGAGAAGTTTAAAGAGGAGAGGGACTCTGTGTTCAGCGAGTACCGTCTCATCATGAGCGAGAGGGACCAGGTGATCAAGGAGCTGGACAAGTTGCAGACGGAACTGGAGGCGGCCGAGGCCCGACTGAAAAACACCTCTTCGGAGAGAGTGGTGGCCAGTGAGGAGTTGGAGGCACTCCGTCAG GAGTTGAACTCGTCCCTGGTGGACCGCGACAGGGCCATCTGTGAGAGGaacgagctgctggagaagtACTGCCACGAGGTAAAGGACAAGGCCGAGGCTCAGAAAGAGCTGAGCCAGGCCTGCAAGGACATCGAGATGGTCCGGGAGGAGAGGGACGTGGCCCGCAAAGAGAGGACGGAGGCCATCGTCCAACGGGATCAGCTGCTCCGAGAGTACTACCAGGCCAGACAG AAACAAGACTCTGCCACCCTGGACATGGAACGAGCCAATAAGGAGATCGAGATGCTGAGGAAACAGTACGAGGCCATGTCGCAGGAACTTAGGGAGTCCACCCAGGAGGCTGAGGTGGCCAAATGTCGACGGGACTGGGCCTTTCAGGAGAGGGACAAGATCGTGGCGGAGAGGGAGAGCATAAG gACTCTGTGTGATAATTTGCGGCGGGAGAGGGACCGGGCAGTCAGCGATCTGGCTGATGCACTGCGTAATCTGGATGACATGAGGAAACAGAAGAACGATGCGCTGCGAGAGCTCAAAGAACTCAA ggagaagatggagagccAGCTGGAAAAGGAGGCCCGGTTCTGTCAACTAATGGCTCACAGCTCTCACGACTCTGCCATCGACACGGACTCCCTGGAGTGGGAGACGGAGGTGGTGGAGTTTGAGAAAGACCGG GACGACATGGATTTGAAGGCACTTGGGTTTGATATCGCTGAGGGGGTAAACGATCCGTATTTACCAGGAGATTTTGGAATATTTGTTACGAGGGTGGACAAAGGAAGTATCGCAGATGGAAGGCTGAG AGTGAATGATTGGCTGTTGAAGATCAACGACATGGACTTGACCAACAAGGACAGGAAGCAGGTGGTGAAGGCAGTCCTTAATGGTGGCGGATTGATCAACATGGTGGTACGAAGAAGGAAGTCTCTCGGAGGGAGGCTGGTCACTCCCATCCACATAAACCTCGTGGGACACAAAG ACAGTGGTATTGGCCTGGAGAGCGGCGTATTTGTCACTGCGCTTGTCCAGGGGAGTCCAGCAGCCCGGGAAGGCTCTCTCACAGTCGGAGACCGACTGATGGCT ATAAACGGCATTGCTCTAGATAACAAATCTGTGACCGAGTGTGAGTCTCTGTTGAGGAGCTGCAGGGACTCGCTTAGCCTCTCTCTCATGAAG TTCTTCCCCCACAGCACATCGGGCCAGAACATCTTTGAGAGTCTGCGTGAGTCATCGGAGAAGTCCAATGGGCGCATTCACCTGTCTGAGATTCACTCTCGGAACAGCCGCAACCTCAAACACAACAGCTCGACACAGACTGACATCTTCTGCCAGAATGTCGGGAGCACCAGCACAAGTAACATCcctggggagaggaggaaggtccGAGGCGAATCCGGCGAGGTGTACAGCGACATCGGCAAGCTGTTCTCCACAGGTTCCCTCCATGCCACCAGCCTTCGGCCAGCCTCTGAGCTGGGCAATGGCCGCTATGGGCCAAGTGCTTTCCAAGAGTGTCGTACCTACATCAAGGCGCCGTCCTCCTTGCCCTTTGACCCCGTGTCGGCCTCGGACtgcatcaccatggagacgaCCCTGGATAAGAAGCACAGTGGGGGCACGTGGCCCAAGATGATGGTGGGAGGTATGTCGGTTGCACCAGATAACAGCAGTCCGGTCACGGCAGCGGCCCAGCTCTCCATCTACAAGTCCCCCAAGCAGAGGAAGTCCATCTTCGACCCGGACACTTTTAAACGACCCGAAACCCCCTCCTCTATGATGGAGTATATGGCAGCCAATCAAATTGCAGCAGTAGCcgccacagcagcagcttcccaCTCCCCGCAGCCTCTGAGAACagagtccctctcctcctcatccaccccTACCCCTCCAACCCCACCCACGCGCAGTGACTCCTTTAAGTTCAAACATAAACATCAAAGCAGCTCCGCCTCTGACTGCACGATCACCTCGGACGGCAAGGGAGAGGCTGCCGTCTCCACGGCGGCGGGAGAGAGCCGAGAGcggagcgagcgagagagagacaggaatgGAAACCACTATTTTCTGGACGGCAAGGTCCTGACCTCGAGGAAGTCATGTGACGAGGACATCGGCCGAACCACAGGGGAGGAGCCGGAGGTGAAGAGGCCGCGCCCTAAATCAGCCCCGGCCCTTCGACGTAGGATGACTCCGCAGACGATCACTCTCCCCTCCTTCCAG AGCTACTCCAACGATGAGCATTCGCCAGAGCCCCGGGACATGCTGCGTTCCTCCCCCAGCCGCTCCCATAGGCACAGCGTTGGCTTTGTTCCTACAATCTACAACGGCAGCCTACCTCCCA ATTCAGCCCACCGCGGTCTGTCTCCGTGCTCCGCCGTGACGGCCGTGATGAGAAATCCAGTGTACACGGTGCGCAGTCACCGCGTACACACCGGCAACTGTCAATCTGTCGCCCCCCCGATATGTCACCAGCACACCCATACCAG CCCGCAACACCAGGGTCGTCTGAGCCTGGACCTGAGCCAGCAGAAGCGCACGACTGACTTCCCTgaatcgtcgtcgtcgtcacgCAGCAGCAGAGCTTCACACGGTACAAACTCACTGCCCTCCAGCGCACGACTCG GTTCTTCCAATAATGTCCAGTACCGGACAGAGAGGATCAAGCTCCCTTCCACTCCCCGCTACCCTCGCTCCATGCTGGGGTCAGACAGAG GCTCCCTCTCGCATTCTGAGTGCAGCAGTCCCAGTCTCATCACACCTCCGCAATCGCCCCTCAATCTGGAGACTTCTTCGTTCGccagcagccaatcacaagGCTCCATTTCCACTTTACCGCGGATCTCAGTCAGCCCTTTGCCGATAGGCGAGCGCAGGAAAGACCG GCCGTACTTGGAGGAGCCACGTAATGTAATTGTGCTCAAAGGCCCAGAGCCTCTGGGAATCTCCATCGTCAGCGGGGAGAACGGCGGGATCTTTGTCTCTAAAGTTACTGGAGGTAGCATCGCCCATCAGGCAGGGTTGGAGTATGGAGACCAATTACTGGAG TTCAACGGCATCAACTTGAGGAACGCGACGGAGCAGCAAGCTCGTCTAATCATCGGCCAGCAGTGTGACACCATCACCATTATGGCCCAGTACAACCCGCACATGTACCAGCTGGGCAACCACTCCCGCTCCAG CTCCCGTCTGGAACCAGTCACTACTCAGTCGACTCCCCAGGGGAGCGGCGCGGCCACCCCCGACAATCACTCCACCATCGATACGCTCAGTGAACAGGACGAGGGCACGCTCACTCCTTCCTCCAAGCAGACCACACCAACTACCAGTCCCCATAACTTTATCAG AATGCCGTCTGGGGGGAGCAGGACGGTGGGTGAGCCGCGGCTGGTGACGGTGCGCAGGCCTGGCGTGGAGGTGGGAGTCACACTCTGCGGCGGGAACCTGCGGGGCGTCTACATAGAGAGCCTGGATGAGGACAGTCCGGCCCGAGGTCCTGACGGTCTGCTTCCTGGGGACCTCATTCAGGAG TACAACTCGGTGAATATGAAGAATAAGACTGCAGAGGAGGTGTACGTCGAGATGCTGAAGCCTGCAGAGGCGGTCACATTTAAGGTTCAGCATCGGCCAGATGACTTCAGTACCCTTAAGGATGTTCCAGGAGATGGCTTTTACATTCG AGCACTTTACGACCGCGCGGGGGAGGCCGAGGGGGACCTCAGCTTTAAGAAGGACGACATCCTGTACGTGGACGAGTCTTTACCGAAGGGCAGCTTTGGGACGTGGATTGCCTGGCAGCTGGATGAGAACGCTCAGCAGATCCAGAGGGGGCAGATCCCCAGCAAGTACAT GATGGACCAAGAGTTCTACCGCAGACACAGTGTGACAGAAATGAAGGAAGACTCCGGTAAAACACTCTCTGCGGCGGCCCGCCGATCCTTCTTCAGgaggaaacagaaacacaaacgcaGCAGCTCCAAAGACAGCAAAGAGATGGTGGCTCTGGACGCCATCAGCACAGACTCCATCCCTTTTCTCGACG ACTGTGTGAGCCTGGCATACCAGCGGGTCCAGAAGGTGGAGTGCGCCTCTCCGCGACCGGTACTCGTCATCGGGCCGCTCACAGACGCTGTCAAGGAGATGCTGGTCAAAGAGTCTCCTGGGAAGTTCTGCAGATGTGTACTGG AGGTGATGAAGGCATCTCAGCAAGCCATCGAGCGCGGCGTCAAGGACTGCCTCTTCATTGACTACAAGCGCAGGAGTGGCCATTTTGATGTGACCACTGTTGCTTCTATAAAGGAAATAACTGATAAG GGCTGTCACTGTTTGCTCGACATTGCACCGCACGCAATCGAAAGGCTCCACAGCGTTCACATCTATCCTATTGTTGTCTTCGTCCGCTACAAGAACGCAAAGCAGATAAA GGAGCAGAAAGATCCGGTTTATCTGCGGGACAAAGTATCTCAAAAACATTCCAAGGAACAATTTGAAAGTGCACAGAAGATAGAGCAAGAGTACAGCAAATTCTTCACAG GTATTGTGCAAGGCGGCGCCCTCCCTTACATTTGCACTCAGATCATCACGATAGTTGATCAAGAACAGAGTAAAGTCCTGTGGACTCCCCTCGGCTGCCCCTAG